One Odontesthes bonariensis isolate fOdoBon6 chromosome 17, fOdoBon6.hap1, whole genome shotgun sequence genomic window carries:
- the bag5 gene encoding BAG family molecular chaperone regulator 5 isoform X1, giving the protein MCANVFGVLKSLFGKPFDGGKRMDHGGPQEQQQHPMDQQQQPYHMQHPAMMRLYEVQKEVSSLGPQVCTFSGLQNDRDYKRLERELTRLLLEVDRVDTEGKPDLQGARKRAAQEVEGLLRYLEENASHPSRRAMEELSNEARQLVDERVVAPQRAGGVAEISDELVDTLQEIVLRLTQIKTEGRVPLRKARYRALTRLCAVQDVLEGRTQQQTLSLPLSGDTHEAVHCINQVMVKVSVARGQLVALLMGLSGRDSCAHLSRILTEMQVELDALDVSGNAAIRNYRKQVVEEINGLLKHLDLEGEGDDTRRYDLAQNNSIREIEALRAHISHLREGVLRHCAMGDLGFRPKAELQSLLTHLDQVDTAKNPCIREARRRAVVEVQAIITFLDLREAIARRQPGPNEHPSHRAVWLVLGSLSDLQAQVLGFDGKRADKSYMILEELLTKQLLALDAVDPYGDETTKVARKQAVKFAQNILNYLDMKTDEWEY; this is encoded by the exons ATGTGCGCGAATGTGTTCGGAGTCTTGAAAAG TCTCTTTGGGAAGCCCTTTGATGGTGGGAAGAGGATGGACCATGGGGGTCCACAGGAGCAGCAACAACATCCAAtggaccagcagcagcagccatatCATATGCAGCACCCTGCCATGATGCGGTTGTATGAGGTCCAGAAGGAAGTTTCATCGCTCGGGCCCCAGGTCTGCACCTTCAGTGGCCTCCAGAACGACCGGGATTACAAGCGTTTGGAGCGCGAGTTGACTCGGCTGCTGTTGGAGGTGGACCGGGTGGACACGGAAGGTAAACCAGATCTGCAAGGGGCGCGCAAGAGAGCCGCTCAGGAGGTGGAGGGCCTCCTGCGCTATCTGGAGGAGAACGCCTCCCATCCATCTCGTAGGGCCATGGAGGAGCTGAGCAATGAGGCGCGTCAGCTGGTGGATGAGCGCGTGGTGGCTCCACAGCGAGCTGGCGGAGTGGCAGAGATCAGTGACGAGTTGGTGGACACTCTTCAGGAGATTGTGTTGAGGCTCACCCAGATCAAGACCGAAGGGAGGGTCCCCCTCCGCAAAGCACGCTACCGGGCGCTGACGCGCTTATGTGCCGTACAGGATGTGCTGGAAGGGCGCACGCAGCAGCAGACCCTCTCTTTACCGCTGTCAGGGGACACCCACGAGGCCGTGCACTGCATCAACCAGGTGATGGTGAAGGTGAGCGTGGCCCGCGGTCAGCTTGTAGCCCTGCTGATGGGTCTGAGTGGGAGGGACAGCTGCGCCCACCTGTCCAGAATCCTGACGGAGATGCAGGTAGAACTGGATGCTCTGGATGTCTCTGGGAACGCAGCGATCAGAAACTACAGGAAACAGGTTGTGGAGGAAATAAACGGGCTGCTGAAACACCTAGAcctggagggagagggagacgaCACACGCAG gTATGATTTGGCACAGAACAACTCCATCCGTGAGATCGAAGCCCTGCGAGCTCACATCTCCCACCTGCGAGAGGGCGTCCTGCGACACTGTGCGATGGGCGACCTTGGTTTCAGACCCAAAGCCGAGCTGCAGAGCCTTCTCACGCACCTGGACCAGGTGGACACGGCCAAAAACCCATGTATCAGAGAGGCCCGCCGCCGCGCCGTGGTGGAAGTCCAGGCCATCATCACCTTCCTGGACCTACGCGAGGCCATAGCCCGTCGCCAGCCGGGCCCCAACGAGCACCCTTCGCATCGGGCCGTGTGGCTGGTCTTGGGGAGCCTATCTGACCTCCAGGCCCAGGTGCTGGGCTTCGACGGCAAGCGGGCCGACAAGAGCTACATGATCCTGGAGGAGCTGCTGACCAAACAGCTGCTGGCGCTGGACGCCGTGGACCCATACGGCGACGAGACGACCAAGGTGGCGCGGAAGCAGGCGGTGAAATTTGCCCAAAACATTCTCAACTATCTGGACATGAAGACGGACGAGTGGGAGTATTGA
- the bag5 gene encoding BAG family molecular chaperone regulator 5 isoform X2 yields MAVRWLCSLFGKPFDGGKRMDHGGPQEQQQHPMDQQQQPYHMQHPAMMRLYEVQKEVSSLGPQVCTFSGLQNDRDYKRLERELTRLLLEVDRVDTEGKPDLQGARKRAAQEVEGLLRYLEENASHPSRRAMEELSNEARQLVDERVVAPQRAGGVAEISDELVDTLQEIVLRLTQIKTEGRVPLRKARYRALTRLCAVQDVLEGRTQQQTLSLPLSGDTHEAVHCINQVMVKVSVARGQLVALLMGLSGRDSCAHLSRILTEMQVELDALDVSGNAAIRNYRKQVVEEINGLLKHLDLEGEGDDTRRYDLAQNNSIREIEALRAHISHLREGVLRHCAMGDLGFRPKAELQSLLTHLDQVDTAKNPCIREARRRAVVEVQAIITFLDLREAIARRQPGPNEHPSHRAVWLVLGSLSDLQAQVLGFDGKRADKSYMILEELLTKQLLALDAVDPYGDETTKVARKQAVKFAQNILNYLDMKTDEWEY; encoded by the exons ATGGCTGTGCGCTGGCTATGCAG TCTCTTTGGGAAGCCCTTTGATGGTGGGAAGAGGATGGACCATGGGGGTCCACAGGAGCAGCAACAACATCCAAtggaccagcagcagcagccatatCATATGCAGCACCCTGCCATGATGCGGTTGTATGAGGTCCAGAAGGAAGTTTCATCGCTCGGGCCCCAGGTCTGCACCTTCAGTGGCCTCCAGAACGACCGGGATTACAAGCGTTTGGAGCGCGAGTTGACTCGGCTGCTGTTGGAGGTGGACCGGGTGGACACGGAAGGTAAACCAGATCTGCAAGGGGCGCGCAAGAGAGCCGCTCAGGAGGTGGAGGGCCTCCTGCGCTATCTGGAGGAGAACGCCTCCCATCCATCTCGTAGGGCCATGGAGGAGCTGAGCAATGAGGCGCGTCAGCTGGTGGATGAGCGCGTGGTGGCTCCACAGCGAGCTGGCGGAGTGGCAGAGATCAGTGACGAGTTGGTGGACACTCTTCAGGAGATTGTGTTGAGGCTCACCCAGATCAAGACCGAAGGGAGGGTCCCCCTCCGCAAAGCACGCTACCGGGCGCTGACGCGCTTATGTGCCGTACAGGATGTGCTGGAAGGGCGCACGCAGCAGCAGACCCTCTCTTTACCGCTGTCAGGGGACACCCACGAGGCCGTGCACTGCATCAACCAGGTGATGGTGAAGGTGAGCGTGGCCCGCGGTCAGCTTGTAGCCCTGCTGATGGGTCTGAGTGGGAGGGACAGCTGCGCCCACCTGTCCAGAATCCTGACGGAGATGCAGGTAGAACTGGATGCTCTGGATGTCTCTGGGAACGCAGCGATCAGAAACTACAGGAAACAGGTTGTGGAGGAAATAAACGGGCTGCTGAAACACCTAGAcctggagggagagggagacgaCACACGCAG gTATGATTTGGCACAGAACAACTCCATCCGTGAGATCGAAGCCCTGCGAGCTCACATCTCCCACCTGCGAGAGGGCGTCCTGCGACACTGTGCGATGGGCGACCTTGGTTTCAGACCCAAAGCCGAGCTGCAGAGCCTTCTCACGCACCTGGACCAGGTGGACACGGCCAAAAACCCATGTATCAGAGAGGCCCGCCGCCGCGCCGTGGTGGAAGTCCAGGCCATCATCACCTTCCTGGACCTACGCGAGGCCATAGCCCGTCGCCAGCCGGGCCCCAACGAGCACCCTTCGCATCGGGCCGTGTGGCTGGTCTTGGGGAGCCTATCTGACCTCCAGGCCCAGGTGCTGGGCTTCGACGGCAAGCGGGCCGACAAGAGCTACATGATCCTGGAGGAGCTGCTGACCAAACAGCTGCTGGCGCTGGACGCCGTGGACCCATACGGCGACGAGACGACCAAGGTGGCGCGGAAGCAGGCGGTGAAATTTGCCCAAAACATTCTCAACTATCTGGACATGAAGACGGACGAGTGGGAGTATTGA
- the bag5 gene encoding BAG family molecular chaperone regulator 5 isoform X3, with amino-acid sequence MDHGGPQEQQQHPMDQQQQPYHMQHPAMMRLYEVQKEVSSLGPQVCTFSGLQNDRDYKRLERELTRLLLEVDRVDTEGKPDLQGARKRAAQEVEGLLRYLEENASHPSRRAMEELSNEARQLVDERVVAPQRAGGVAEISDELVDTLQEIVLRLTQIKTEGRVPLRKARYRALTRLCAVQDVLEGRTQQQTLSLPLSGDTHEAVHCINQVMVKVSVARGQLVALLMGLSGRDSCAHLSRILTEMQVELDALDVSGNAAIRNYRKQVVEEINGLLKHLDLEGEGDDTRRYDLAQNNSIREIEALRAHISHLREGVLRHCAMGDLGFRPKAELQSLLTHLDQVDTAKNPCIREARRRAVVEVQAIITFLDLREAIARRQPGPNEHPSHRAVWLVLGSLSDLQAQVLGFDGKRADKSYMILEELLTKQLLALDAVDPYGDETTKVARKQAVKFAQNILNYLDMKTDEWEY; translated from the exons ATGGACCATGGGGGTCCACAGGAGCAGCAACAACATCCAAtggaccagcagcagcagccatatCATATGCAGCACCCTGCCATGATGCGGTTGTATGAGGTCCAGAAGGAAGTTTCATCGCTCGGGCCCCAGGTCTGCACCTTCAGTGGCCTCCAGAACGACCGGGATTACAAGCGTTTGGAGCGCGAGTTGACTCGGCTGCTGTTGGAGGTGGACCGGGTGGACACGGAAGGTAAACCAGATCTGCAAGGGGCGCGCAAGAGAGCCGCTCAGGAGGTGGAGGGCCTCCTGCGCTATCTGGAGGAGAACGCCTCCCATCCATCTCGTAGGGCCATGGAGGAGCTGAGCAATGAGGCGCGTCAGCTGGTGGATGAGCGCGTGGTGGCTCCACAGCGAGCTGGCGGAGTGGCAGAGATCAGTGACGAGTTGGTGGACACTCTTCAGGAGATTGTGTTGAGGCTCACCCAGATCAAGACCGAAGGGAGGGTCCCCCTCCGCAAAGCACGCTACCGGGCGCTGACGCGCTTATGTGCCGTACAGGATGTGCTGGAAGGGCGCACGCAGCAGCAGACCCTCTCTTTACCGCTGTCAGGGGACACCCACGAGGCCGTGCACTGCATCAACCAGGTGATGGTGAAGGTGAGCGTGGCCCGCGGTCAGCTTGTAGCCCTGCTGATGGGTCTGAGTGGGAGGGACAGCTGCGCCCACCTGTCCAGAATCCTGACGGAGATGCAGGTAGAACTGGATGCTCTGGATGTCTCTGGGAACGCAGCGATCAGAAACTACAGGAAACAGGTTGTGGAGGAAATAAACGGGCTGCTGAAACACCTAGAcctggagggagagggagacgaCACACGCAG gTATGATTTGGCACAGAACAACTCCATCCGTGAGATCGAAGCCCTGCGAGCTCACATCTCCCACCTGCGAGAGGGCGTCCTGCGACACTGTGCGATGGGCGACCTTGGTTTCAGACCCAAAGCCGAGCTGCAGAGCCTTCTCACGCACCTGGACCAGGTGGACACGGCCAAAAACCCATGTATCAGAGAGGCCCGCCGCCGCGCCGTGGTGGAAGTCCAGGCCATCATCACCTTCCTGGACCTACGCGAGGCCATAGCCCGTCGCCAGCCGGGCCCCAACGAGCACCCTTCGCATCGGGCCGTGTGGCTGGTCTTGGGGAGCCTATCTGACCTCCAGGCCCAGGTGCTGGGCTTCGACGGCAAGCGGGCCGACAAGAGCTACATGATCCTGGAGGAGCTGCTGACCAAACAGCTGCTGGCGCTGGACGCCGTGGACCCATACGGCGACGAGACGACCAAGGTGGCGCGGAAGCAGGCGGTGAAATTTGCCCAAAACATTCTCAACTATCTGGACATGAAGACGGACGAGTGGGAGTATTGA